One genomic segment of Kiritimatiella glycovorans includes these proteins:
- a CDS encoding transposase, giving the protein MGIFYPHFSKPKQRFIEQMIFGLLAGKDVKLSTLSRKLDEPVQLKKTEARLSRHLNAPGMDQAINKEIASSASRKIHKDTLIILDPSDIRKNYAEAMPFLGRVRDGSTGQIVNGYWSCLAVACEVGKRRMLPLHHRLWSAEAPDFISENHQLREIINMISRAVSRRGIYVIDRGGDRCKIYNHLLRNHWRFIIRLTGSRHLRYRGKNSRALDLAESCPMLYRDQLVKETREGEKTYQIEYGFRRVRMPGKKPWLYLIVVKGFGRKPMMLLTTEEVTKSRKSIWFIVEGYISRWLVEDALRFIKQSYKLEDVRVLSYQRLQNMMALVLAAIYFSAVWLGSSVKRAVLSAYAIKASKRFFGIAEFHYYALADGIAALLSRIGASRSPHPRSPPVSSFPQTWFPGFG; this is encoded by the coding sequence ATGGGGATATTTTATCCCCACTTTTCGAAACCGAAACAGCGGTTCATAGAGCAAATGATCTTCGGGCTGCTGGCGGGCAAGGATGTGAAGCTGAGCACCCTATCGCGTAAGCTTGATGAGCCGGTCCAATTAAAGAAGACCGAGGCGCGGTTGTCTCGCCACCTGAACGCCCCGGGTATGGATCAGGCGATCAACAAAGAGATCGCATCCTCCGCCTCGCGCAAGATACACAAAGACACGCTGATCATTCTGGACCCGAGTGATATCCGGAAGAACTACGCCGAAGCGATGCCCTTTCTTGGCCGGGTGCGTGACGGCAGCACGGGGCAGATCGTCAACGGGTACTGGAGCTGCCTGGCCGTGGCCTGTGAAGTGGGCAAGCGCCGCATGCTGCCGCTGCATCATCGCCTGTGGTCGGCCGAAGCTCCGGACTTTATCAGTGAGAACCACCAGTTGCGGGAGATCATCAACATGATCAGCCGGGCGGTCTCTAGACGAGGCATCTACGTGATCGACCGCGGCGGCGACCGCTGCAAGATCTATAACCACCTTCTCCGTAATCATTGGCGATTTATCATCAGGCTGACGGGCAGCCGCCATCTGCGCTATCGCGGCAAGAACAGCCGGGCCCTGGATCTGGCGGAGAGTTGCCCCATGCTCTATCGCGATCAGCTCGTCAAAGAGACTCGCGAAGGCGAGAAGACTTATCAGATCGAGTACGGTTTCCGGCGAGTCAGGATGCCGGGGAAGAAACCCTGGCTTTACCTGATCGTGGTCAAAGGCTTTGGCCGGAAGCCCATGATGCTGCTGACCACCGAAGAGGTGACGAAGAGCCGCAAGTCGATATGGTTCATCGTTGAGGGCTATATTTCACGCTGGCTCGTAGAAGACGCCCTCCGCTTTATCAAGCAGAGCTACAAGCTCGAAGACGTCCGCGTCCTCTCGTACCAGCGCCTCCAGAACATGATGGCGCTCGTGCTTGCCGCGATCTACTTCTCGGCGGTCTGGCTGGGCAGCTCGGTAAAACGGGCCGTTCTCTCGGCCTATGCCATCAAGGCCTCAAAACGCTTCTTCGGTATCGCAGAGTTCCACTATTACGCGCTCGCCGATGGCATCGCCGCTCTTCTCTCCCGCATCGGCGCATCGCGCAGCCCGCATCCCCGTTCGCCTCCTGTCTCAAGCTTCCCGCAAACGTGGTTTCCGGGGTTCGGCTGA